From Vreelandella neptunia, the proteins below share one genomic window:
- a CDS encoding sugar ABC transporter ATP-binding protein, translating into MLLSARKLCRSFGENQVLFDVDLDLQAGEVHALLGENGAGKSTLVKILAGYLRPTSGEVWVDGRQRHYRSSGEAEADGVVMIHQELALAEQLSVEENIFLGRELRRGMFLDRRAMRQQSREALAELETDVDPRARVKDLSTSDQQMVEIAKAITRDVRVLIMDEPTATLTENEVKVLFALIDRLRKRGVAILYISHKLLEIEQIADRVTVLRDGHLVDSGSMAGRSKEELARLMVGREITEMYPPRTHLPSDAPVVLEAREMVVPGAVKQASFTLRRGEVLGFGGIVGAGRTALLEAMLGLRGKSAGQVLRNGQPVVLRHLRDAVHQRIAYLTEDRKGKGLVLNMDLRSNVTLLNLRAHCHPLIDRRREEQAFQQAIQRFDIRLRTAARTAAELSGGNQQKLLLAKVMSIDPEIVIINEPTRGIDVGTKHQVYHFIHELTEAGCSVILISSEMGELIGLSHRVAVMCAGVLTGVLEGEQINEHEIMQYASGIKGAGIDEQRYG; encoded by the coding sequence ATGCTGTTATCAGCGCGCAAACTCTGCCGCTCGTTTGGCGAAAACCAAGTGTTATTCGACGTTGATCTCGACTTGCAGGCGGGCGAAGTGCACGCCCTGCTGGGTGAGAACGGCGCTGGCAAATCGACCCTGGTAAAAATTCTGGCCGGTTATCTTCGCCCCACCTCCGGCGAGGTATGGGTAGACGGCAGGCAACGGCACTACCGCTCCAGCGGTGAGGCGGAGGCCGACGGCGTGGTAATGATCCACCAGGAACTGGCGCTAGCGGAACAGCTCAGCGTGGAGGAGAACATCTTCCTGGGCCGCGAACTGCGCCGCGGCATGTTTCTGGATCGGCGAGCCATGCGGCAACAAAGCCGGGAGGCGCTAGCGGAGCTTGAGACCGACGTTGACCCACGCGCCCGCGTGAAAGACCTGAGTACCTCTGATCAGCAGATGGTGGAAATTGCCAAGGCAATCACCCGGGATGTCCGTGTGCTGATTATGGATGAGCCCACCGCGACCCTGACTGAAAATGAAGTGAAGGTGCTGTTCGCATTGATTGACCGTTTGCGAAAGCGGGGCGTGGCGATTCTGTATATCTCCCACAAGCTGCTTGAAATTGAGCAGATCGCCGACCGCGTGACGGTATTGCGCGACGGCCATTTGGTGGATAGCGGCTCCATGGCCGGGCGCAGCAAAGAGGAGTTGGCGCGGCTGATGGTGGGGCGTGAAATCACGGAAATGTACCCACCGCGTACGCATCTCCCCTCCGATGCCCCGGTGGTGCTGGAAGCAAGGGAGATGGTGGTGCCCGGTGCCGTTAAACAGGCCAGCTTTACCCTGCGCCGAGGAGAAGTGTTGGGGTTTGGCGGCATCGTGGGCGCTGGCCGCACCGCGCTGCTTGAAGCCATGCTGGGGCTACGCGGTAAAAGCGCCGGTCAAGTGCTGCGCAACGGCCAGCCAGTGGTGCTGCGCCACCTGCGCGATGCGGTGCATCAGCGAATCGCCTATCTCACCGAGGATCGCAAGGGAAAAGGCCTGGTGCTCAATATGGACTTGCGCTCCAACGTTACGCTGCTCAATTTACGCGCTCACTGTCACCCGCTTATTGACCGCCGCCGTGAAGAGCAGGCCTTTCAACAGGCTATCCAGCGTTTTGATATCCGCCTGCGTACGGCGGCGCGCACCGCTGCCGAACTCTCCGGCGGTAACCAGCAGAAGCTGCTGCTCGCCAAAGTGATGTCCATTGACCCTGAAATCGTAATTATCAACGAGCCGACCCGGGGCATCGACGTGGGCACCAAGCACCAGGTTTATCACTTTATCCATGAATTAACCGAGGCGGGCTGCTCGGTGATATTGATCTCCTCAGAGATGGGTGAGCTGATCGGCCTTTCCCACCGGGTAGCGGTAATGTGCGCCGGGGTACTCACCGGGGTGCTTGAAGGCGAGCAAATTAACGAACACGAAATCATGCAGTACGCATCGGGTATCAAGGGAGCCGGGATCGATGAGCAGCGTTATGGCTAA
- a CDS encoding IlvD/Edd family dehydratase encodes MSDRKPPLRSAQWFGTADKNGFMYRSWMKNQGIPDHEFQGKPIIGICNTWSELTPCNAHFRKLAEHVKQGILEAGGYPVEFPVFSNGESNLRPTAMFTRNLASMDVEEAIRGNPMDGVVLLVGCDKTTPALLMGAASCDIPTIVVTGGPMLNGKHKGKDIGSGTVVWKLSEQVKAGEISLHDFMAAEAGMSRSAGTCNTMGTASTMACMAESLGTSLPHNAAIPAVDSRRYVLAHLSGNRIVEMVNEDLRLSKILTKEAFDNAIRTNAAIGGSTNAVIHLKAIAGRIGVDLTLDDWSRVGRGTPTVVDLQPSGRFLMEEFYYAGGLPAVLRRLGEADRLPFKDALTVNGKTLWENVQDAPLYNDEVIRPLDNPLTADGGICVVRGNLAPNGAVLKPSAATAELMQHRGRAVVFEDFDDYKARINDPDLDVEANDILVMKHCGPRGYHGMAEVGNMGLPPKILAQGITDMVRISDARMSGTAYGTVVLHVAPEAAAGGPLAAVRNGDWIELDCASGGLHLEISDEELASRLAESDPTAASTLIASQGGYRQLYIERVLQADEGCDFDFLVGCRGSVVPRHSH; translated from the coding sequence ATGTCTGATCGCAAGCCGCCCCTACGCTCCGCCCAATGGTTCGGCACCGCCGATAAGAACGGTTTTATGTACCGCAGTTGGATGAAAAACCAGGGCATTCCCGACCATGAGTTCCAGGGCAAGCCGATTATCGGTATCTGCAACACCTGGTCGGAGCTGACGCCCTGCAACGCCCACTTCCGCAAATTGGCGGAACACGTGAAGCAGGGCATCCTGGAGGCGGGCGGCTATCCGGTGGAGTTTCCGGTGTTTTCCAACGGCGAATCCAACCTGCGTCCCACGGCCATGTTCACACGCAACCTGGCCAGCATGGACGTGGAAGAAGCCATTCGCGGCAACCCCATGGATGGCGTGGTACTGCTGGTGGGCTGCGATAAAACCACCCCGGCGCTGCTGATGGGCGCGGCAAGCTGCGATATTCCCACCATCGTGGTCACTGGCGGGCCGATGCTCAACGGCAAGCACAAGGGCAAGGATATTGGCTCCGGCACCGTGGTGTGGAAGCTCTCCGAGCAGGTCAAAGCGGGTGAGATTTCGCTGCACGACTTTATGGCCGCCGAGGCAGGCATGTCCCGCTCCGCCGGTACCTGCAACACCATGGGCACCGCCTCCACCATGGCCTGTATGGCTGAATCGCTGGGTACCTCGCTGCCCCACAATGCGGCGATTCCCGCGGTGGACTCCCGCCGCTACGTGCTGGCCCATTTATCGGGTAACCGCATTGTCGAGATGGTCAACGAAGACCTGCGGCTGTCCAAGATCCTCACCAAGGAAGCCTTCGATAACGCCATTCGCACCAACGCGGCGATTGGCGGCTCCACCAACGCGGTGATTCACCTCAAGGCCATTGCTGGGCGTATCGGCGTCGACCTCACCCTGGACGACTGGAGCCGCGTCGGGCGCGGCACCCCCACGGTGGTCGACCTGCAGCCCTCCGGGCGCTTTTTGATGGAAGAGTTCTACTACGCTGGAGGCCTACCGGCGGTACTCAGGCGCCTGGGTGAAGCCGACCGGCTGCCCTTCAAGGACGCACTCACCGTCAACGGCAAAACACTTTGGGAGAACGTTCAGGACGCCCCACTGTACAACGATGAAGTCATTCGTCCGCTGGACAACCCCCTCACCGCAGACGGTGGTATATGCGTGGTGCGCGGCAATCTGGCCCCCAACGGTGCGGTGCTCAAGCCCTCGGCGGCGACCGCCGAGCTGATGCAGCATCGCGGTCGCGCAGTGGTATTTGAAGACTTCGACGATTACAAAGCACGCATCAACGACCCGGATTTGGACGTGGAAGCCAACGACATCCTGGTCATGAAACACTGCGGTCCCCGCGGTTATCACGGCATGGCGGAGGTAGGCAACATGGGCCTGCCGCCTAAGATCCTCGCCCAGGGGATTACCGACATGGTGCGTATTTCGGATGCCCGTATGAGCGGCACCGCCTACGGCACCGTAGTGCTGCACGTAGCGCCCGAAGCCGCCGCCGGTGGCCCGCTAGCGGCGGTACGCAACGGCGACTGGATCGAACTCGACTGCGCCAGCGGCGGCCTGCATCTGGAGATCAGCGATGAAGAGCTGGCCTCGCGCCTGGCCGAAAGCGACCCCACCGCCGCCTCGACGCTGATCGCCAGCCAGGGCGGCTATCGCCAGCTGTATATCGAGCGGGTGCTCCAGGCGGATGAAGGCTGCGACTTTGACTTCCTGGTCGGCTGTCGGGGTTCCGTCGTGCCGCGTCACTCGCATTAG
- the araH gene encoding L-arabinose ABC transporter permease AraH: protein MTTNDVTQSDGHKAPARPAGRQGLIKPLRTLLDTSGMIAIFLLLFIALAVLIPDFLTGRNMVGLLLSVTLIGSLAATMMLVLALGEVDLSVASTVAFAGVVAATVTTSTGSVFIGVIGGIVAGGAVGAFNGLVIAKFGINSLIATLAAMEFVRGLAYITSGGDAVMITVPGFFDLGSASFLGLTLPVWTMLTCFVIFGVILNMTAFGRNVLATGGNSEAAALAGVNVRRLKIIVFGLQGVVAGIVGVLLASRMGLGDPNTSMGLELAVISACVLGGVALSGGVATITGVVVGVLIMGCVQNAMGLLNVPTFYQYLVRGGILLLAVMFDRWKHTRRQRA, encoded by the coding sequence ATGACAACGAACGATGTAACCCAAAGCGATGGCCATAAAGCGCCCGCTCGCCCGGCGGGGCGCCAAGGGCTTATCAAGCCGCTACGTACACTGCTCGATACCTCGGGCATGATCGCGATTTTTTTGTTGTTGTTTATCGCGCTAGCGGTGCTCATCCCTGACTTCCTAACCGGCCGCAATATGGTCGGGTTGCTGCTGTCGGTGACCTTAATCGGCAGTTTAGCCGCCACCATGATGTTGGTATTGGCGCTGGGTGAGGTGGATCTTTCGGTGGCCTCCACGGTGGCCTTTGCAGGGGTGGTCGCCGCAACGGTGACCACCAGCACCGGTAGCGTGTTTATTGGCGTGATAGGGGGCATCGTGGCTGGGGGCGCGGTCGGTGCCTTTAACGGCTTGGTCATTGCCAAGTTCGGCATTAACTCGCTGATCGCAACGCTGGCGGCAATGGAGTTTGTGCGCGGGTTGGCTTACATCACCTCTGGTGGTGACGCCGTGATGATTACCGTGCCGGGCTTCTTCGATCTGGGCAGCGCCTCCTTTCTCGGTCTAACCCTGCCGGTATGGACGATGCTGACCTGCTTTGTGATCTTTGGCGTAATACTCAATATGACTGCCTTCGGGCGCAATGTGCTGGCGACTGGCGGTAACTCCGAGGCCGCTGCGCTGGCGGGGGTCAACGTCCGCCGCCTCAAAATTATTGTCTTCGGTCTTCAGGGTGTGGTGGCTGGCATCGTAGGGGTGCTGCTGGCTTCGCGCATGGGGCTGGGCGACCCCAATACCTCCATGGGTCTGGAGTTGGCAGTAATTTCCGCCTGTGTACTGGGCGGGGTTGCGCTGTCGGGCGGTGTGGCGACCATCACCGGCGTTGTGGTCGGGGTGCTGATCATGGGCTGTGTGCAGAATGCCATGGGCCTGCTCAACGTGCCGACGTTTTACCAGTACCTAGTACGCGGTGGAATTCTACTGCTGGCCGTGATGTTTGACCGCTGGAAACACACTCGTCGTCAGCGGGCCTAA
- the araG gene encoding L-arabinose ABC transporter ATP-binding protein AraG, whose translation MSDAYLRFDAISVVFPGVRALDGVSFAAHTGQVHALMGENGAGKSTLLKVLSGVNRVAEGALWINGQRHVFSNAREALREGIAIIYQELTLSPNMSVAENLLLGQLPTRRGFVNRRQLREKALAILADLGEGNIHPSTKVRDLSIGQQQMIEIGRALLRDAKIIAFDEPTSSLSIQETRQLKRIVKRLRDEGRVVLYVTHRMEEVFDMCDAVTIFRDGQHIRTHEDMSALNHDLLVSEMVGRDINDVYGYRPREHGDVILNVEGIQGRGLKAPVSFSVKRGEVFGLFGLVGAGRSELLRLVCGVESPKAGSVQFNGEVRRFKSPQDAIRAGIAMCPEDRKSQGIFPVASVADNLNISCRRFFKRWGMFRHPGRERRNAESYIQQLSVKTPGPRTPIGKLSGGNQQKVILARWLAEEIDLFVMDEPTRGIDVGARRDIYSLLYDLAEQGKSVVVISSDLAEVSSICDRIAVMRDGELVDVVPRESATPERLLGLALPA comes from the coding sequence ATGTCTGATGCTTATCTACGTTTCGACGCGATTAGCGTCGTCTTCCCTGGCGTGCGGGCGCTGGATGGTGTGAGCTTCGCGGCTCACACCGGCCAAGTGCATGCGCTAATGGGCGAGAACGGCGCGGGTAAATCAACCCTGCTCAAGGTGCTGAGTGGTGTTAACCGCGTGGCGGAAGGGGCGTTGTGGATCAACGGCCAGCGCCACGTGTTCAGTAACGCCCGTGAAGCGCTGCGGGAAGGGATTGCCATTATCTACCAGGAGCTGACGCTCTCGCCCAATATGTCGGTGGCCGAGAACCTGCTGCTGGGCCAACTGCCTACGCGGCGGGGCTTTGTTAACCGTCGCCAGTTGCGCGAAAAAGCGCTGGCGATTCTGGCCGACCTTGGTGAGGGGAATATCCACCCCTCGACCAAGGTGCGCGATCTCTCGATCGGCCAACAGCAGATGATTGAGATTGGTCGTGCACTGCTGCGCGACGCCAAGATTATCGCCTTTGATGAACCTACCAGCAGCCTTTCCATTCAAGAGACTCGCCAGCTAAAGCGCATCGTCAAACGGCTGCGTGACGAGGGTAGGGTGGTGCTCTACGTGACGCACCGTATGGAAGAGGTGTTTGACATGTGCGATGCGGTGACGATCTTCCGCGATGGTCAGCATATTCGCACCCACGAGGATATGTCGGCTCTGAATCACGACCTCCTAGTGAGTGAGATGGTGGGCCGGGATATCAACGATGTTTACGGCTATCGCCCTCGCGAGCATGGCGACGTGATATTGAACGTCGAGGGCATTCAGGGGCGTGGCCTTAAGGCACCGGTAAGTTTCTCCGTTAAGCGCGGTGAAGTATTTGGGTTGTTTGGTCTAGTCGGCGCCGGACGCAGCGAGTTGCTGCGGCTGGTCTGCGGGGTCGAGTCTCCCAAAGCGGGTAGCGTGCAATTCAATGGTGAGGTGCGACGGTTTAAAAGCCCTCAAGATGCCATTCGTGCAGGGATTGCCATGTGCCCGGAGGATCGTAAATCCCAGGGTATTTTCCCGGTGGCAAGCGTCGCCGACAACCTCAATATCAGCTGTCGACGCTTTTTTAAACGCTGGGGAATGTTCCGCCACCCTGGCCGTGAACGGCGTAATGCCGAGTCGTATATCCAGCAACTCAGCGTTAAAACGCCGGGCCCGCGAACGCCCATTGGTAAGCTCTCGGGCGGTAATCAGCAGAAGGTGATTCTGGCCCGTTGGCTGGCTGAAGAGATTGATCTGTTCGTGATGGACGAGCCGACCCGAGGCATCGACGTGGGCGCGCGGCGAGATATTTACTCGCTGCTCTACGACCTGGCCGAACAGGGAAAAAGCGTCGTGGTGATTTCCAGTGACCTGGCGGAAGTCAGTTCCATCTGTGACCGCATCGCGGTGATGCGCGACGGGGAACTGGTGGACGTGGTGCCGCGGGAATCGGCCACCCCCGAACGCCTGTTGGGGCTGGCATTGCCCGCCTAA
- a CDS encoding arabinose ABC transporter substrate-binding protein, with product MQLTKTFTRLALGSAIMLASLGSVQAQEDEVKIGFIVKKPEQAWFINEQQAATAVGEELGFDVVRLSGEDGQEVLTAIDNLYAQGAEGFVICPPDVRLGPAIMNRANQYDMKVVTVDDQFVNSSGEPMEGVPHLGMSGYKIGQQVGDAIAAEIEARGWNPEEVAALRITNNELPTAVERTDGATAALLDAGFPEGNIFDAPQQNSDTASAFSAASPVLSQRGDYEHWVIYALNEESVLGGVRATEQYGLAPEDVIGVGINGSGAAFAEFSRDNPTGFHGTVAVSSTMHGRQTAEDLYRWISEDKQPPANTETSGVLMTRENWQEVREDLGL from the coding sequence ATGCAACTAACCAAAACATTTACTCGTTTAGCTCTCGGCAGCGCCATCATGCTGGCCTCGCTGGGGTCAGTACAGGCACAGGAAGACGAGGTGAAGATTGGCTTTATCGTTAAAAAACCAGAGCAGGCATGGTTTATTAACGAACAACAGGCCGCGACGGCAGTCGGCGAAGAGCTTGGTTTCGACGTGGTACGCCTAAGCGGCGAAGATGGCCAGGAAGTGCTCACCGCCATTGATAACCTCTATGCCCAGGGTGCTGAAGGCTTTGTAATCTGTCCGCCGGACGTGCGTCTGGGGCCCGCCATCATGAACCGTGCTAACCAGTACGATATGAAAGTAGTCACCGTAGATGATCAGTTCGTTAACTCGAGCGGCGAACCGATGGAAGGCGTACCGCACCTGGGCATGTCCGGTTATAAGATTGGTCAGCAGGTAGGCGATGCGATTGCCGCCGAAATAGAAGCGCGCGGCTGGAATCCTGAAGAGGTGGCCGCGCTACGCATCACCAATAACGAGCTACCCACCGCCGTTGAGCGTACTGATGGTGCCACCGCTGCGCTACTTGACGCTGGCTTCCCTGAAGGCAATATCTTTGATGCGCCACAGCAGAACAGCGATACCGCCAGCGCCTTCTCGGCCGCATCCCCGGTGCTCTCGCAGCGTGGCGATTATGAGCATTGGGTGATCTATGCCCTTAACGAGGAAAGTGTGCTGGGTGGCGTCCGGGCTACCGAGCAATACGGTCTGGCACCAGAAGATGTGATCGGCGTAGGTATTAACGGCTCCGGTGCTGCCTTTGCGGAGTTCTCACGCGATAACCCCACGGGCTTTCACGGTACCGTGGCTGTCAGCTCTACTATGCACGGACGTCAGACCGCTGAAGATCTCTATCGCTGGATTAGCGAGGACAAACAACCGCCAGCCAATACCGAAACCTCAGGCGTGTTGATGACGCGTGAGAACTGGCAGGAAGTGCGCGAAGACCTGGGTCTATAA
- a CDS encoding aldose epimerase family protein, which produces MSLIYVQKAGVGSKVLLGVGLAVLMFNAAQAQTETAAESGMEVTVFGQLPDGRQVDVYQFTNANGIELRVTNYGGIILSLKTPNLAGEFDDIALGFDSLETYLSEEYRQANPYFGAIIGRYGNRIAGGRFALNGETYSLATNDGNNHLHGGDQGFDKVLWEAEPFESDEGTGLVLRYTSEDGEEGYPGRLETEVTYTLTDNDELMVDYRAVTDKATPINLTQHSYFNLKGEGSDTILDHQLMINAPAFTPVNDTLIPTGEIRAVDGTPFDFTQATPIGERIEQDNEQLAFGGGYDHNFVLARDNAASDELVLAAKVWEPQSGRMVEITTTEPAIQFYSGNFLNGDLTGKQGKAYGHRSGFALETQHYPDSPNQDAFPSTILEPDDTYLSRTVYRFSAQESFDE; this is translated from the coding sequence ATGTCTCTCATATACGTCCAGAAAGCTGGCGTTGGATCAAAAGTACTGTTAGGCGTCGGGTTGGCTGTATTGATGTTCAATGCAGCTCAGGCACAAACCGAAACAGCCGCTGAGAGTGGCATGGAGGTAACGGTGTTTGGTCAATTGCCCGATGGTCGCCAGGTCGATGTTTATCAATTTACCAACGCCAATGGTATCGAACTGAGGGTGACCAACTACGGCGGCATCATCCTGTCGCTGAAAACCCCCAACTTAGCGGGTGAGTTTGATGACATAGCGCTGGGTTTCGACTCTCTTGAGACATATCTCTCAGAAGAGTACCGCCAGGCTAACCCCTACTTCGGGGCGATCATTGGGCGTTACGGCAACCGTATTGCGGGTGGTCGGTTCGCTCTTAACGGGGAAACCTATTCGTTAGCCACTAACGATGGCAACAATCATCTCCACGGCGGTGATCAAGGATTCGATAAAGTGCTATGGGAGGCCGAGCCGTTCGAGAGTGATGAAGGCACGGGGCTTGTGCTGCGCTATACCAGCGAAGATGGCGAGGAAGGTTATCCTGGCAGGCTGGAGACCGAAGTTACCTATACGCTGACCGATAATGATGAGCTGATGGTGGATTATCGGGCGGTAACCGATAAAGCCACCCCGATTAACCTTACTCAGCATAGCTATTTCAATCTAAAGGGCGAAGGTAGTGACACCATTCTCGATCATCAGCTAATGATTAACGCCCCTGCGTTTACCCCGGTTAACGACACGCTGATCCCTACCGGCGAGATTCGCGCAGTAGATGGCACGCCGTTCGACTTTACCCAGGCGACGCCTATCGGCGAACGGATTGAGCAGGACAACGAACAGCTCGCTTTTGGCGGCGGTTATGACCACAACTTTGTGCTGGCCCGTGATAACGCAGCATCGGATGAACTGGTATTGGCTGCCAAGGTGTGGGAGCCGCAGAGCGGACGCATGGTGGAAATCACTACCACCGAACCCGCGATCCAATTTTACTCGGGCAACTTTCTTAACGGCGACCTGACCGGTAAACAGGGTAAGGCCTACGGCCACCGTTCTGGCTTTGCCCTGGAAACCCAGCACTACCCTGATTCGCCCAATCAGGATGCGTTTCCCAGCACCATCCTAGAGCCCGATGATACTTACCTTTCTCGTACGGTATACCGTTTTTCCGCCCAGGAATCTTTTGATGAGTAA